The nucleotide window AAACCGCTTTCGCGGTGACACCTGCGCTACCCGGGGCACGTTCCGGCCCGCGTCGTCTCCTCCGTCCGTTGGAAAAGCGCATCAACTGGTTGATTTAACGCTGATAAATTCATTGCCCGCCGCCCTTGCGGACAGAACGGATCCGTGATCAACCCCTCCATGGGTCGCATGGCGGCCCGGATGTCCGAACGGGCCGCTTTCACATCTCCTCCGGGCGCAACTCTCCCGTGGCCAACCCCTCCATGGGTCGCATGACGGCCCTGGCGTCCAGGCGGGCCGCTTTCACATCTCCTCCGGGCGCAACTCTCCCGTGGCCAACCCCTCCATGGGTCGCATGACGGCCCTGGCGTCNNNNNNNNNNNNNNNNNNNNNNNNNNNNNNNNNNNNNNNNNNNNNNNNNNNNNNNNNNNNNNNNNNNNNNNNNNNNNNNNNNNNNNNNNNNNNNNNNNNNGCATGACGGCCCTGGCGTCCAGGCGGGCCGCTGCCACGTCTCGATCAGGCGCAACGTTGCCTTTTCAAGCCCTTCTCCGGGTCGCAATCCGGCCTGTTCGCTCCGTTTTTGCGGACAATCGACTCCCGTGGCCAACCCATCTCCGGGTCGCAACGCCGACCTCTCCTCCACGAGGCCGTCACGAGTCCCCGCCCCTCTGCAGGCGCACCTTCGCCGTGGCAAACCCATCCTTGGGCTGCAGATCCGGTCTCATCTCCGTACAGACCGTTTCACGATCCCGGCAACCTGACACGCGGCGTCAGGAATGTCCCGATCGGACAAAGCCTGTCAGGCCATTCCGAAGCGGACAGTCGTTGTCTCGGACGAATGTCAGGCCCTTTCCCGACCGTTTCCGTCCCATAGCCACTTTCCCTGTAGCGATAATCCTCCCTGATTGCTGGTTGTTAATTACTCAAACAATTCATCCCTGTTCAGCCCCCGATCCGGCCCGCCAGCCGACTCCACGAGCCCGAAAACAGGGAGTCCCGGACCGGGTTGCGCCAATTATACAGCAAAATTTTTGTTAATATTAATAGTTACAACATCCTCAAATATGTATTTTAAATCGATCACCCGACAGATCCGGGCAACACTCTCCTTGAACTAAAGAATCCAATCCTCTTGTTCATATCATTACCTTTATTATTTATAGACCAATCAATTATCCATCTTGAACAGTCTTTATCAAACGGGAGATGCGGGTGAGATTTCCGAAGTGTACATCCCTGTCCAGGATTTTCCACCTTCCGATCCCTCCGAAGGTGGGGGCACGCGACCCCTCCCGGAACACCGGGCAGTGCTTCCTTGCACCACCCGGCATCTCGCCACTCCGGTCATTCCACCCGCATCCGCGTTCCGTTTCAGGCCTCGGCTACCCCGATCCTTCCCTGGATCCGATCTGCCCCATCCGGCGATGGCCAGCCTCAATCGAAATGGCGTAAGCTCTCCTTCCGCCATCGCGTATCCGGTCTGCGCCGCGCCTTTTTTGGGCCGTCCTGGGCATCCTTGAACTCCTGAACCCGTTCGTAGGAGGCCATCGCATAACCTCCCAACATCCCTGCCGCTTCGAACAACATCTCCCGCAGAGATTTGCCCTTCCGGCGCTCCGTCCCTGAAGCGCCCTTATTCATGAGTCCCTTGAAAAACTCATCGAAAGCTGGACAGAAGACTCAGTGCCAGTTGCGGCTGTTGGTTGGCCTGAGCCAGGATCGCCGTTCCCGCCTGTTGCAGAATGGAATGCTTGGCCAGGTTGGCCGTCTCCTCCGCGACGTCCGCATCCATGATGGCGGAACGCGCTCCCGTGGTCCGCTCCGACATCACCGACAGATTGGCGATGATCGACTCGAAGCGGTTCTGCATGGCGCCGATGTTGGAACGGATATCGGCGACACTGTTCAGCGCGGCATCCACCAGGGTGATGGCCGAGTTCGCCTTGGCGAAGGTCGTGCCGCTGACCACCAGAAGATCCACCCCCAGGCCGCTGCGTCCGGCGGAACCCACCGTCACGGAGACATACTGGCCGGAGAATGCCCCCACCTGCATGTGCTTGCCGGTGACCGTGCCATCCAGCAGATTCATCTTGTTGAAGGTCGAATCGGCCTTGATGCGTTCGATTTCCGACAAAAGCTGGTTCACTTCCAATTGCAGGCTGTCGCGATCGGAGGTGGTGTAGCTTTCGTTCGACGCCTGCACCGCCAACTCCCGGATGCGTTGCAGGGCGTTGGTCGTCTCGTCCAAAGCCCCTTCCGCCACCTGCAACATCGAGATGGCGTCATTGGCGTTGCGCACCGACTGGTTGATACCCCGAACCTGAGCCGTCATCCGGGAACTGATGGACAAACCGGCCGCATCATCCTTGGCGGAGTTGACGCGCAACCCCGAGGTCAGCCTCTCGTAGGTGGTGCTGAGGCTGTTGGTGGTTTTGGCCAGATTGCGTTGCGCATTCAGCGCGGACATATTGGTGTTGATAACCATAGACATTTTTCAACCCTCCATTAACTTTCCTTTTGTGCTTTTGGAAACGCCATCCGTGGCTCGGAGGTGGGGCATTCATTTTACAGGGCAACCCCAGCCCTGGTTTACACCCGTCCGTGGGCACAAACAGTTTTCAACGTATTACATCCAGTACGAAAAAAGATGAACACCCTTTCGGAACGCCTCCTTTTGCGATACCAGACCCCATCCAAGCCGGGTCGAATCGATGTGGGATCCGGAAGGAGGCGGCGGTCTTTACATCCCCGACCGCCACCTTCCTAGCCCCGGATTACCGCCCGATCAGGCTCAAGGCCAGTTGCGGCTGCTGATTGGCCTGGGCCAGGATCGCCACACCCGCCTGCTGCAGGATCGAATGCTTGGCCAGATTGGCCGTTTCGTCCGCCACGTCCGCATCCATGATGGCCGAACGTGCGCCAACGGTCCGCTCGGACATCACCGACAGGTTGGCGATGATCGATTCGAAGCGGTTCTGCAGAGCGCCGATGTTGGAACGAATGTCGGCAACGCTGTTCAGCGCGGCATCCACCAGGGAGATGGACGACATCGCCTTGGAGAAGGTGGCGCCGCTGACCACCAGGGTATCCACACCCAGTGCGCTGCGTCCGGCGGAGGCCACGGTCACGGAGACATACATGCCCGAGAAGGCGCCCACCTGCATGTGCTTGCCGTTGATCGTGCCATCCAACAGGTTCATCTTGTTGAAGGTCGAATCGGTTTTGATGCGTTCGATCTCCGACAGAAGCTGGTTGACCTCCTGCTGGATGCTGTCGCGATCCGAGGTGGTATAGGTTTCGTTCGCGGCCTGCACCGCCAGTTCACGGATGCGCTGCAGGGCATTGGTGGTCTCATCCAGCGCCCCCTCCGCCACCTGCAACATGGAGATGGCGTCGTTGGAGTTGCGCACCGCCTGGTTGATACCCCGCACCTGAGCCGTCATCCGGGCGCTGATGGAAAGACCGGCGGCATCGTCCTTGGCGGAGTTGATGCGCAGACCCGAGGTCAGGCGCTGATAGGTGGTGCTGAGATTGTTGGTCGTCTTCGCCAGATTGCGCTGGGCGTTGAGGGCCGACATGTTTGTCACGACAGAGATAGACATTTTGCACTCTCCCTGAGCAAAACAGTACTTCGTCCTTGGAATGCCCTTTCCCTGGGCTTTTATGGGCCGATCATTTTACAGGGCCAACCCAACCCTGTTGTTTTTTTTCCAACCGGAAATCCGGGAAATCCTTTCCCGAAAAACCGCATCCGGCTGGTATATGTCCGATGTTCGTCACACCCGGACCACTGTGAAATGCCATCCTGCCGACACTGCTCTTCCGTGAGCCGTGGTCCGAAATCCGCCTCCCGAAGAGGATCCGCCCTGCGGACCGTCCCCTCCGTTTGCAACCGATTCGAGGACGTTGCACCTCAAATCGCGCTGACACACAACCGTTTCACGCTACGTTTTTCGAGGCCGGCTTCCCTGCCGGCGCGCTCTTCGGGCTTCCTGCCCGAACATCCCTGTCCCCTCTCGTCATCCGAAGCCTGCCGCGGTGTGATCGTGCAGCCCCCTCCATGCCCTCCGGAGTAGGACCTGTCGATTCAAGTCGCCATCGCAACCTCCTCTTGATCAAGCGCCTCACGGCGGGAAAATCCCATTCATCCCTGAGCGGTTCGCCTCCCTGCGGATATCGTCCACTCCGTAAACGATACCGTCGACTCATCCGATCCCTTCGTGCGCCGGAACTACCGCCCCAGCAACTGAAGGATCAACTGCGGCTGTTGATTGGCCTGGGCCAGAATCGACACGCCGGCTTGCTGCATGATGGCGTTTTTGGTCATGGTCGCCGTCTCTTCGGCGATGTCCGCGTCCTGAATGCGGGAACGGGCGCCGGAGGTGTTCTGGGAAACATTGCTCAAGTTGGCGATCACCGACTCGAAGCGCACCTGCATGGCGCCCAGGTTGGCCCGGATGTCGGAGACGCTGTTCAGCGCCCCATCCACCAGGGTGATGGCCGACATCGCCTTGGAGAAGGTCGTGCCGCTGACCACCAGGAGGTCCACCCCCAGGCCGCTGCGGCCCGCCGAGGCGATGGTCACCGAGATGTACTGGCCCGAAAAGGCACCCACCTGCATGTGACGCCCGGTCAGCGTACCGTCCAGCAGATTCATCTTGTTGAAGGTCGAGTCGTTTTTGATGCGCTCGATCTCCGACAGCAGCTGGTTGACCTCCATTTGCAGACTGTCGCGGTCCGTGGTGGTGTAGGTGTCGTTGGACGCCTGAACCGCCAGCTCCCGGATGCGTTGCAGGGCATTGGTGGTCTCGTCCAGGGCGCCTTCGGCCACCTGCAGCATGGAGATGGCGTCGTTGGCGTTGCGCACCGACTGGTTCAAACCCCGGATCTGGCTGGTCATGCGGGTGGTGATGGCCATGCCCGCCGCGTCGTCCTTGGCCGAGTTGATGCGCAGGCCGGAGGAGAGCCGCTGATAGCTGACGCCCAGGTTGTTCGTGGAACGCATCAGCTGGCGTTGGGCGTTGAGGGAACCGATATTGGTGTTGATGTAAAGAGCCATCGTTTGATCCTCCAGGGGCCGGATCCCGTCTCGGGATCCTGGCCAAATTCAATTCTCTTCCATGACCGGTAGTGGGTCGTTCATTTCAGGATCCGCCCAGACCCTTGTTCGTGTCTTGTTCCGGCGTCTTTATCCAAGCAACTTCAGGATCAACTGCGGTTGCTGATTGGCTTGTGCCAGAATCGACACACCGGCCTGCTGCAAAATCGTGTTCCGGGTCAGAAGCGCCGTCTCTTCCGCCACATCCGCATCCTGGATGCGGGAGCGGGATCCGGAGGTGTTCTGGGAGACGTTGCTCAAGTTGGCGATCACCGACTCGAAGCGCACCTGCAAGGCCCCCAGGCTGGCCCGGATATCGGAGACGCTGTTCAAGGCGCCATCCACCAGGGTGATGGCCGACATCGCCTTGGAGAAGGTCGTGCCGCTGATCACCAGGAGATCCACCCCCAGTCCGCTGCGTCCCGCCGAGGCGATGGTCACCGAGATGTACTGGCCCGAAAAGGCCCCCACCTGCATGTGACGCCCAACCAGGGTACCGTCCAACAGATTCATCTTGTTGAAGGTCGAGTCGGTTTTGATGCGCTCGATCTCCGACAGCAGCTGGTTGACCTCCTGCTGCAGACTGTCCCGGTCCGAGGTGGTGTAGGTGTCGTTCGACGCCTGGACCGCCAGTTCCCGAATGCGTTGCAAGGCATTGGTGGTTTCGTCCAGGGCGCCTTCGGCCACCTGCAGCATGGAGATGGC belongs to Magnetococcales bacterium and includes:
- a CDS encoding flagellin FliC, yielding MSMVINTNMSALNAQRNLAKTTNSLSTTYERLTSGLRVNSAKDDAAGLSISSRMTAQVRGINQSVRNANDAISMLQVAEGALDETTNALQRIRELAVQASNESYTTSDRDSLQLEVNQLLSEIERIKADSTFNKMNLLDGTVTGKHMQVGAFSGQYVSVTVGSAGRSGLGVDLLVVSGTTFAKANSAITLVDAALNSVADIRSNIGAMQNRFESIIANLSVMSERTTGARSAIMDADVAEETANLAKHSILQQAGTAILAQANQQPQLALSLLSSFR
- a CDS encoding flagellin FliC produces the protein MSISVVTNMSALNAQRNLAKTTNNLSTTYQRLTSGLRINSAKDDAAGLSISARMTAQVRGINQAVRNSNDAISMLQVAEGALDETTNALQRIRELAVQAANETYTTSDRDSIQQEVNQLLSEIERIKTDSTFNKMNLLDGTINGKHMQVGAFSGMYVSVTVASAGRSALGVDTLVVSGATFSKAMSSISLVDAALNSVADIRSNIGALQNRFESIIANLSVMSERTVGARSAIMDADVADETANLAKHSILQQAGVAILAQANQQPQLALSLIGR
- a CDS encoding flagellin FliC, producing the protein MALYINTNIGSLNAQRQLMRSTNNLGVSYQRLSSGLRINSAKDDAAGMAITTRMTSQIRGLNQSVRNANDAISMLQVAEGALDETTNALQRIRELAVQASNDTYTTTDRDSLQMEVNQLLSEIERIKNDSTFNKMNLLDGTLTGRHMQVGAFSGQYISVTIASAGRSGLGVDLLVVSGTTFSKAMSAITLVDGALNSVSDIRANLGAMQVRFESVIANLSNVSQNTSGARSRIQDADIAEETATMTKNAIMQQAGVSILAQANQQPQLILQLLGR
- a CDS encoding flagellin FliC, which gives rise to MALYINTNVSSLNAQRQLMQSTNSLGVSYQRLSSGLRINSAKDDAAGMAITTRMTSQIRGLNQSVRNANDAISMLQVAEGALDETTNALQRIRELAVQASNDTYTTSDRDSLQQEVNQLLSEIERIKTDSTFNKMNLLDGTLVGRHMQVGAFSGQYISVTIASAGRSGLGVDLLVISGTTFSKAMSAITLVDGALNSVSDIRASLGALQVRFESVIANLSNVSQNTSGSRSRIQDADVAEETALLTRNTILQQAGVSILAQANQQPQLILKLLG